The Spirochaetota bacterium genomic interval ATTTCCGCCTGTTTCGTTATGGGGATGTGAAAGCACCGGGCAATAAAATCGTCGAAGTTAATGAGGGGGAAGATGCGATTGTCGATATCTATTAACCGCAGCGGACCTTTCCCGATCTTGGACGCGTCACGGTATCCATCGTAGTAACTACCCGCGATCTGCGCCCGGTTTATCAGAAAGGAGCATCCGGGATAGGAAACGACGATACAGTCAACCTGAAGTACCGGCGACGGGGCGGTGTCAGATGTTCTGGAGATCGTTCTGGAGCCGGTCATATAAATCCTGCACGTTGATGATGAAAATATCCGATCCGTTAAAGGGAATATAGCCTTCGAAGGTCCGTTTTTCTTCAGATGACGGCATTGCGTGGATACCGTTTTCGGGAATTGCAACCACCCGCACCACGTCGCTGATCAGAAAGGCGACATTGTCCTGAGGGTGATTCATGATAAGCATTTTGGACGCCTTCAGCCGCTCATTTTCAAGAAGCAGCTTTATGTCAAAAACGGTGAACGGTTCCCCATAGCGATTGATGAGACCGGCAATGTACGGCGGCACGAAGGGTATGAAATAGATATCCGTGTTAATGACGATCTCCCGCACCAGCTCTGCGTGAAAGGCGTAGGGCCTTTCCCCGACAAGAAAAACAACAAACTTACGCTCCGATTCATCCAGCGGGGCGTTCGCGGCGTCACTGTCCGCCAAGCGCCCGGAGAGTTGCCGTACCAGCTCCGAGTTATCCATTACCGAGCCCATCCTTCGATAGTATGTATTTAGACAGGGTTTCCCTGAGAGTATCGCTTATTTCCCTTATGGATTCAGCGGCTCCGGTGGTTGCCTTGGTCGTGCTGGTGAAGTCATCGATACCCTCGGATATCTGCTTGAGGGTGAGAAGAATCTGCTCAAAAGCCGACACCTGCTGGCTCACGGATGAGACGATCCGCTCTGACGAGGTTGCGGATATCTCGGCCGAGTTTTTGATTTCGTTGAAGACCTCCTTGAGTTTCGCGGACAGAGACCATCCCTCGCGGATGCGCTCGGTGCCCTTTTCGGAATCGAGAATGAGCTTGTCGGACGAGCGCTGGATATCGTCTATGCGGGCCTTGATTTCCGAAGTGGAGGCGACGGTGCTGTCCGCGAGTCGCCGGACCTCCGTGGCGACGATCTGGAAATTGCGGCCGGCTTCGCCGGCCGCGGACGCTTCAAGCTCGGCGTTGAAGGCGATGATTTTCGTCTGGTCGGCGATTCCGTTGATAATGTTGACGACATCCCAGATGCTTTCAATCTGGCTGCCGAGAGAACGGATGCCGGCGATAGTGTCGGAGTTGGTATTCTGGATTTCATCCATTTTTTCCAGGTTGTTCTTAATGATTGCGTAACCATGCTCGACGAACTCCTTGGTCTGGTTGGCGATTTTGGCCACCTCGTTGATGCGGTCGGCGACGTCTTTGGAGAGGCTGTCGGAATCCTCCATCGTGGACACGATTTCCTTCACTGAAGCCGCCTGCTGGCTTGACGTCGACGAGATCTCCTTCGACGATACGTTAAGATCCTGTATCGAATGGGTCAGGACATCCGTAGTCTGCCGGATCTGCAGAAGAAGCTCCCGCGTGTTTTTTATAAGCAGGTTGAACATCCGCGCCATCTCGCCGAATTCATCTTCACGCTTCATGTCTTCGGGAGGGATATCCTCGCTGAAATCCCCTTCCTTCAGGTTTTTGATCCTTCCCACGATACGCTGCACGACGATAGAAAGGGAATTCGAAAAAAACACGCTTATAATGACAATTAACGCGGTGAACAGAATGCTCGTGAGTATCATCAGCCAGCGCATCGCCCTGATGGGGAAATAAATCTCGCTGTAATCCGCCTCGGAAACGATGATCCACCCCATGTCATCGAAGGCTCGATATGACAAAAACTTGTCGTTCACCGAATCCGTTCTCTTGTCGACCAGGGGGAAAACGCCTATACCCGACTTTTTTGCGCAAATTTCCTTAATGTAGTAATTGCCATCATCATCCTTTTCGTTGTAAATATTCTGCCCTTCGCGCGTTGGATGGATTACCAGGGTACCGCGCGAGGAATCATGGTTGTCGATGATGTAGGTCGCGCCTCTGGAGCCAAGCTTCATCGATAATATTTTTTCCTTGAGAATATCCATCTCTGATTGCTTTATTCCCACATAGATGGCGCCTATAACGGTGCCGTCCCGCTCCGTGATAGGCTTATAGGCGGTAATGTACCAATCATTGACGACAAAGGCGGAACCGCGGTACGTTTCGCCGTGTATTACCTTCTCATATACCGGGGAAGAAGAAGGGATGAAGGTTCCAAT includes:
- a CDS encoding chemotaxis protein CheW, which translates into the protein MDNSELVRQLSGRLADSDAANAPLDESERKFVVFLVGERPYAFHAELVREIVINTDIYFIPFVPPYIAGLINRYGEPFTVFDIKLLLENERLKASKMLIMNHPQDNVAFLISDVVRVVAIPENGIHAMPSSEEKRTFEGYIPFNGSDIFIINVQDLYDRLQNDLQNI
- a CDS encoding methyl-accepting chemotaxis protein gives rise to the protein MALVSTISLALVGTLSASSTIKRMAENDLNRMTDSILNLCKANYELNQKTVNHNISVADSFIRGKTALNPANPVAYIAVNQISGESSEVRLPSMVVAGENVSRSFALVDGITRMIGGTVTIFQTMKNPDGLLRVSTSVKKQDGNRAIGTFIPSSSPVYEKVIHGETYRGSAFVVNDWYITAYKPITERDGTVIGAIYVGIKQSEMDILKEKILSMKLGSRGATYIIDNHDSSRGTLVIHPTREGQNIYNEKDDDGNYYIKEICAKKSGIGVFPLVDKRTDSVNDKFLSYRAFDDMGWIIVSEADYSEIYFPIRAMRWLMILTSILFTALIVIISVFFSNSLSIVVQRIVGRIKNLKEGDFSEDIPPEDMKREDEFGEMARMFNLLIKNTRELLLQIRQTTDVLTHSIQDLNVSSKEISSTSSQQAASVKEIVSTMEDSDSLSKDVADRINEVAKIANQTKEFVEHGYAIIKNNLEKMDEIQNTNSDTIAGIRSLGSQIESIWDVVNIINGIADQTKIIAFNAELEASAAGEAGRNFQIVATEVRRLADSTVASTSEIKARIDDIQRSSDKLILDSEKGTERIREGWSLSAKLKEVFNEIKNSAEISATSSERIVSSVSQQVSAFEQILLTLKQISEGIDDFTSTTKATTGAAESIREISDTLRETLSKYILSKDGLGNG